TACAGAATTGGGTGTAGTTTTttaaggaactggcagcgaaAGCGTTGCttggaaattttgaattttaacaatttaaataattattaatcgaacaaataaatcacataataatcggatctatttagcagattatttagacaaaatctattcgcgtaattctcacatgtatcatgctcataacttgaattaatcatgctttaagtataattgaaacctaaaacatacTTTTGTACGGAACAGAgataatacctaattaattctccaaagaattgatgatAGCTAGCgtcacgtgacgctttgaatactagaccacggatcttctggtTAATTCTCGAACTGTattccaatatcagtgtgggctaaTCTCACCGGAATACTAGGAGAGAATTTCGAACTCCTCAAGGGAGAGCGGGACGAAAATTTGagctttattttaatttaatttatgtctcctttattctcctatttatattaagttccttttgagcccagacagggatctatggaaggttttagATATGgtctcatccaatttactttttactaattaaattgaacccacaatttaatataagatttaattggaatattacgagcagccactacaacagtaatattgaactttccccatccaaatccgaaattataagtaatccgggattccgttttaactttcatttctcacgcttaagataaaaatgtccattaattaattaatttctgctatggacttaattaattaatttcttattaattccaagagtggacttagcatgaaacgcttatttattattcatagagtgatcaaactccaactagctaggttccgaatgaTAAAACCTCGTTTcacgctcctcttgaggacattatcaaacgagacctacctcgcgcacgattcaatataatagcaatcctagcaccgctagatattaatcaacactacccaatatatcgggattattgggttacgaaaaacccgcaccatttgataagtcaaagtaatgcataatcaataccgtatgctcaatgctaacctacattgattaaaaaataaatatttattaagacctagcctttcagtagatagcacaaAGACAAGTcttgttgttagatccgttcagtgctttaccacaccaatgtcattttatttcagtaaggATTAGAAATAtacggactgacattgcaacctttcacgatggatagtctaatttcatctaggtcgtgaaattcatctttttctttgtataggactgaccgtgttaccttaaagtggacgccgcccacaaccggtctactaaaacaaagacttagactttgttaagttaacttatacatttaaacatgcaattaacatctattaaatgtaaaacataacaacattatgacaaaaataatctgttttattccttgaaaaataaaataagagttttacagtattcaatcactcgaaacgtgatttctagtatacaaactctaacagttTTATCATAGAAcaaatgcatgaaacgagcctcaTCAGCATGCATTCCATACACACAAAATACTTAAGCATTTTGCATACACGCTCTTTCCCTTTCTGTATTATCTTCCCGTCGAAGTTCTTTCCTCGCCTTACTCTCCTTAGTCGGAGCTCTACTGTTAGCGGTGTTGCTACTTCAGATATGAGGATTCCTCGACTCGTCTTACCTTTTCCAACAATTTTATTCTGTATGATTTTCAGTTTATAACGTGTAGTTTTCTTCTTGTAATTTCTGGGAAATTTTCACCCAACAATATTGTATCTCCATATAATGACATATAATGCATAGTTCAAGTATGCTAAGTTTAATTATGAAACTAGAACTATCCCCCAATTAATGCCCGCGGGccacaaatattaaattgcactattaataataattaatgctCGAAAATATTGGTGCATGTCTAAATTTCTTTGATTAGATCAGCTTGGAGGCGACCTTGGACTTCTTCTTCGCGCATATTAGCGTCACATGACATTGCGAAAATGGGGAGGAACACCACGCCCTAGAGGCTCACTTACAACGGGAGAACTAGAGGTACTAGCGTGGACTTCGATGGTCCATGAATTGACATTTCTCCTTCGTTTTCAACGATTATGTTATGCATTatgatacatgcatacatgatgtTGAATATCATTGGACGATGCCACAAATAGGCCAACCCTTTCACTATAGACCACCGTGAAGGAAGACTCTGAATGCATGTTCCACGTCTTTCTGAGCCGCCTCCTGCTTTTGGGTAAACAATGCCCACTTCGGAGTTGTGTGACATATGATCGTCTTCATGAAAACGGGCCATCATGGGTATCTCCCATCTGCCAAATAGTACCCCATATTGTATGGGGTACCATTAGCTGTGAATTGTACGTTCATCACCACCCCATATTGTATGGGGTACCATTGGCTGTGAATTGTACGTTCATCACCAGTTTGACACACAATTCGTTGGACAGTGAAGATACGTTCAACAcattgaggtcgttgttcgaacCAACAACATCAAAGTAAGCATGCTAAATCCACAATCGTTGGTCGGCAACAGCCTCCAACAAGATCATCGGATGTGTGCCCTTGTCCCCACTAGTATATGCACCTCTCCATGTCGTAGGACAACTCTTCCACTCTCACTGCATAAAGTCGATGCTGCCATGAAATCTGTGTCGTGCATGTTCATCAACATCTGGGTGTTGTGAGTCGTTGGCTTTCTCAAATATGTATCTTGAAAGCTTCGATGACCGCCCGACAGGCCAAGCACTCTTGTCCAGTATTCTCGGAAACATGGAGATACTCGTTGAACATATTTGCAATAGTGTCGTATACGAGTTTTTGTAACGCAGATGTGCATTTTAGCAATGATGATGGACTTTCACAGCCTAAAGCATCGATGTTTTGCATGATGTAGTGGTCACAAGCAACAATTGCGTTGACGATGCGTATGGAAAAAGTTCTTCACATATGAAACCACCGACAAAACATTTGATCACTCCATCGAGGGTCCCTGAAGAAATAATCATTTAACAGCCTCAACGTAGCTGCCTCACGGTCTCAATGAATATACATGTGACTCTGTGGTATGCTTTGCTTAGATGTAGCTTCAATGGCAACTTTATAGTGAGCAATCTCGTTGTCTATTGCGACTTGGATTGCAAGCACGGCCTAGGTGAACATTTTTACAATGTGAGCACGGATGGTTTTCGAGTCAGGTGGAGAACTCATTAGAACTCATTATTCTGGTGTAGTGAAAGATTTtcagagtaaaaaaaaaaagagagaaatgtgAGATTATGTGCGAAACGAATTATATTTGGAGTGTTATTTATAGAGgaagaaattagaaaaaataaaaaaaattgagtcgTGGCGCGGCACAAACGCCCATAGCGCGCATGGCACCATACCCGGGTATTAGAAATTTATCTGAAATTGTagagaaaacaaacaaatcaagctttgatttttataaatttcgtgaaattagaaatttcaataaaaattatgtattggaattaaactaaatatataaatcaaaacgaACAACGTTAAACGTGCGTCAAACGAGAGTGGTACTCATATGAGGAGCTAACATAAGGTATGTAGTATATCATTCATCTACATTGGCATTTCTAACTCGTCTGTGAAATAGTTAAATCATCCAAGGGATAACTAGACTAGGGGATCAAAGGTCGCTTTAATTTGAAGCGACGTGGAAGGAAGGAGTAAgtagaaatttataaatgtaaatatggaatgaacaattaaatgcactagaaaaatattttaagttataCACCGGGAAAGGGTGAGGTTAGAAGGAGGACACCCACATATACACATGGATAGTTTAGCCAAAGCAAAGAGAGATGAAGTATAACtataaattttgtacaactATTACTAAATTCTTATAGTTTTCCcttcatatttaatgagaaCTTCTTCGACTTATATATCCACAATAACATTGGGATTAGCagttcaaaaaaaatcaagaatataCAATGTACAAGACCACCCATCCACATCAGCTCATCTATTGATAAAGTTATTCATCAACTGTTTGAAATCAAATACAGTAACAGTCATGCATAGAATTAGAGTCTGGAAAGAACATAAGACAAAATATCTCATAAGTTGATAAAGCAAATCACAAAAGCCAGATGTTCCAGGGTGTATCATTAAACAAAATTGGCAATTTGCTTACATGACCTTTTAGCAACTACAATTGTTGAGGTTGTGTTTTATTTGTATAGCAGATTATGCTACTAATATGTCACACGAGGAATTTTTTCTGCAAGGTTTATTCTGCTGACAGCAAATTTCATCATTacagttatattttgattacaATGCCCTGAAAAAACAACATGTCCACAAAAAGGGAGCACAGGAAAAGCTCTTGAGAAGGCCTTCCAATCATTTTGTCAAGATAGATTGTCATAttgtgttcggtttgcaagattgtatcctgggattaaatatatagtgtGTTGGTTTATGAGATTCAGTCCCACAACCCAATCCtaatggataatcatgggataattagtcatagctaatcCCAtgtgactaaaataatctcacaactcaatcctagattatatcttggttctattttatctaagaaaccgaacaccaccttaGTTGATCAAGCAACTCAAACAAGCCAAAAGTTCCAGGGGTGTATCATCAATGCAAACTGAAATCAAATCTAACAGAATCACTACATAAGACACAAAACAGCAtaaacacaaaacaacaatatttATTAACACTTGTCAGGTTGTTTTTCCACTTTTAGTTAGGCATTCATGCCCTCAAAACGTATAATTTAAGCCTTGAATGAGGATTGTGGAGTTTTATACTTGAGATTCTGAAGAGTAGATTTTGATCTGCAAAGGGTGTAGTCAAATAGAAATGCTTCAGTTTGACATACAATTTATAATTGGATAGTCAACAAAAGTTAACCCAAGAGAGAATTTCAAATTACTTGTTACAAATCCCAGGTTCCAGTGTTTGTCTACAATATATTTCAAGAATGAGACAACAAACAACTCTCACATGTCCTAAGTATCCTCCAGCTACATCATTCCATCCATGATAATGGATAAAAACTGCAACTAAACCATAGTCAACTTCCACAACGTGAATTGTACTAccttcgtccacaaaaaaCAGACTAGTTCtaccatttttggccgtcCACAAAATTAGACCAAATTCTAAATGTTGAAAgtttttaaacattaaaatgcTACTAATAATGTCGACCCAACAATCCAATAACACTACTTCTACTTTacttttcacttttctctcttactttaccaattgcacATCAAAACCTATGTCATCCACAACTATGTCTATTTTTGGCGGACGGAGCACTCCTTGTGATTATCATGCTCGAGTATAATTGCATCACTAATCATACACAATATCAATCTGAACCTGAATTAAAGTAAGGCATTTAGACTTGGTGCTAAAAGCATTTATATGATATACTAAAAGATAAGGAATTACAACTGCGAGTAGAGAGTTTagccaaaatcaaaatagaaatttcaaaattagaataatgGATCTAACCGAAGAGGCGAAAGTCTCACGACTGTTTATCGGCGGCCTCGTGGGAATCAGAATCCGGTTTGAGCTCCCCAAACATTTGCTTAAAGGAATCTTGGCGCTGAAGCCACATCATGTGCCCCTGCGAAACAAATACGCACACAAATTAGGAGAAATAACAATAATCATTGGTTTAGTGATCTGAATTTGGTGAACCTGAAGGCCAGCGGCCCAAGCAATAAGGAAAGAGGCGAGCCAGAACCTCCTGTCCTTGAGCAGCTTCCGAGCTTCCACTTTTCTCGTTTCCATCATCAAATTCCCTCCGGTAATTGCTTAATCATGCGACGTTATCGATGATGCCCAAAAATTAGGGATTTCATACTCAATCTTAATTGGGCTTGGGTTAcattaatttttgatataattttattacttaattatgaGATCTCAATTGATACATGGCTCACTTGGTTATCATGATTACTTgtaggccatgtttggttgtcaggattctgtctgggaaagtaatctgattccttaaa
The nucleotide sequence above comes from Salvia hispanica cultivar TCC Black 2014 chromosome 5, UniMelb_Shisp_WGS_1.0, whole genome shotgun sequence. Encoded proteins:
- the LOC125187579 gene encoding uncharacterized protein LOC125187579 isoform X4 produces the protein MMETRKVEARKLLKDRRFWLASFLIAWAAGLQGHMMWLQRQDSFKQMFGELKPDSDSHEAADKQS
- the LOC125187579 gene encoding uncharacterized protein LOC125187579 isoform X5, whose translation is MMETRKVEARKLLKDRRFWLASFLIAWAAGLQGHMMWLQRQDSFKQMFGELKPDSDSHEAADKQS
- the LOC125187579 gene encoding uncharacterized protein LOC125187579 isoform X3; this encodes MMETRKVEARKLLKDRRFWLASFLIAWAAGLQGHMMWLQRQDSFKQMFGELKPDSDSHEAADKQSFYPLSWME
- the LOC125187579 gene encoding uncharacterized protein LOC125187579 isoform X1; its protein translation is MMETRKVEARKLLKDRRFWLASFLIAWAAGLQGHMMWLQRQDSFKQMFGELKPDSDSHEAADKQSFRLILCMISDAIILEHDNHKECSVRQK
- the LOC125187579 gene encoding uncharacterized protein LOC125187579 isoform X2; its protein translation is MMETRKVEARKLLKDRRFWLASFLIAWAAGLQGHMMWLQRQDSFKQMFGELKPDSDSHEAADKQSSKSTLQNLKYKTPQSSFKA